In Snodgrassella alvi wkB2, the DNA window GGAGCTTTACGCCACAGATTACCCTGCCGATTTTCACATGGGGGCAAAACAAAGGTAATCTGGATCTGGCAACAGCGCGTAAAAACATTGCTGTAGCCCAGTATGAGCAAACTGTACAGGCTGCTTTCCGTGATGTGGCCGATGCACTGGTGGCGCGTGATTCCCTTAAAAAGCAGTATGAGGCAAAATCACGTGGTGAACAGGCACAAACTAATCGCTACAAGCTCACGCAGTTACGGTATAAACACGGCATAGCCAGCTCACTGGAACAGCTGGATGCAGAACGTGACAGTTATGCTGCACAGCAGGCACTACTCAATACACAGCAGACTCTGCTGGAAAACCGTGCCGATCTTTATAAAGCACTGGGTGGCGGACTGAATCAGCAAACGGTCACACCTGCAGAAAACACTAGCGTTACCACGACAACTACTACCACAACCACAGTGCGGTAATTGTCTGAAATCCGGATGGCAGTATTACTCTGCCATCCGTCTGACGGCATAAGCAGCTTACTGAAAATACAGTTCAGGCAGTAACCTGAACCGGTAATCAGTCGGTATCAAATCTGTACTTACTACAGTTTGCCTGATTCAACAGCAACATTTTCAGCTGTTCATGTCATACAAAATGATTTAACCCTTGAATAGATTCCGCTTTTCATGGTATAAATCGCGTTTTACAAAATTATTAGAAGTTTGGAGTTAACCATGGCACGTGTATGTAAAGTGACCGGTAAGCGCCCGATGAGTGGCAACAACGTGTCACACGCCAACAATAAAACCAAACGCCGTTTCTTGCCTAATCTGCAATCACGTCGTTTCTGGGTTGAAAGTGAAAACCGTTGGGTACGCCTGCGCGTTTCTAACGCCGCCTTGCGTACAATCGACAAGGTAGGTATTGATGTAGTATTGGCCGACCTGCGCGCTCGCGGTGAAGCTTAATCATATTGTGATTTAAGGATAGAGCAATGCGCGACAAAATTAAACTGGAATCTTCTGCTGGTACTGGTCATTTCTATACCACTACCAAAAATAAACGTACCATGTCCGGTAAATTTGAAATCAAAAAATTCGATCCGGTAGTGCGTAAACATGTACTGTACAAAGA includes these proteins:
- the rpmB gene encoding 50S ribosomal protein L28 → MARVCKVTGKRPMSGNNVSHANNKTKRRFLPNLQSRRFWVESENRWVRLRVSNAALRTIDKVGIDVVLADLRARGEA
- the rpmG gene encoding 50S ribosomal protein L33, with the translated sequence MRDKIKLESSAGTGHFYTTTKNKRTMSGKFEIKKFDPVVRKHVLYKETKLK